From one Luteipulveratus mongoliensis genomic stretch:
- a CDS encoding DEAD/DEAH box helicase, with protein MPTPAERHAAARERRRFDSSHVGRFAEQYTFPLDDFQLRGCAAVQDGRGVLVAAPTGSGKTVVGEFACYLALHTGRKTFYTTPIKALSNQKYTDLAARHGAENVGLLTGDSSINGEAPIVVMTTEVLRNMLYAGSTTLRDLGFVVMDEVHYLADRFRGAVWEEVIIHLSESVQVISLSATVSNAEEFGDWLREVRGDTEVIVEEHRPVPLWQHMMVGRDLLDLFVEEAGATAQRDPDAPVKVNPELLQRISRLETRTDRHGRREDAGAPRGRRGRQVRGRNDTPAVARGGRPARPGGGPSRAEVIDRLDRDGLLPAITFIFSRAGCDGAVAQLLAWGTELIPEKEGNRIRRLVEERVSSLPEEDLGVLGYWDFVEGLSRGFAAHHAGMLPTFREIVEELFTAGRIRAVFATETLALGINMPARTVVLERLVKYNGEAHVDITPAEFTQLTGRAGRRGIDIEGHAVVLHNRGLDPHAVGGLASTRTYPLRSSFVPTSNMAVNLVAQVGRDRAREVLESSFAQFQADRGVVGTARAIKRNEEALEGYAEAMRCHLGDFAAYAALRRELADLEKQAHKAKASSQRAAAARSLEELKEGDVIRIPAGRRAGLAIVIKGNSGGRRSGPEPTVLTSEAQVRRLTETDVDGPVTPMTSLKIPASFSDRSPKSRRDLAATLRAKVPHDPPPARQEREQREAQDEEQEAKVADLRRRLREHPCHDCPYREDHARWAERWWRLRRETDGLERQVGNRTHTVARTFDRICDLLSELGYLSPDGREVTERGHVLQRIYTEKDLLAAESLRTDAWRGLDAASLAAVVSTLVHEPRREQTDVSPRMPNDVVLSACEDLVRLWSDLQERQRAHRLTPMGEPDPGIAWMVHRWVSGQRLESVLRDSDLSAGDFVRRCKQLADLLGQVADAAPSDAVRRTAKEAIDGVVRGVVAADKLD; from the coding sequence ATGCCCACCCCCGCTGAACGTCATGCCGCTGCGCGCGAGCGCCGGCGCTTCGACAGCAGCCACGTTGGTCGCTTCGCTGAGCAGTACACCTTCCCGCTGGACGACTTCCAGCTGCGCGGGTGCGCCGCGGTTCAGGACGGTCGTGGCGTGCTGGTCGCAGCACCGACCGGTTCGGGCAAGACCGTGGTCGGTGAGTTCGCCTGCTACCTCGCGCTGCACACGGGTCGCAAGACCTTCTACACAACGCCCATCAAGGCGCTGTCCAACCAGAAGTACACCGACCTGGCGGCCCGCCACGGAGCCGAGAACGTCGGCCTCCTGACCGGCGACTCCTCCATCAACGGTGAGGCACCGATCGTGGTCATGACCACGGAGGTGCTGCGCAACATGCTGTACGCCGGGTCCACCACCTTGCGCGACCTCGGCTTCGTGGTGATGGACGAGGTGCACTACCTCGCCGACCGCTTCCGCGGCGCGGTCTGGGAAGAGGTCATCATCCACCTCTCGGAGTCGGTGCAGGTGATCTCGCTGTCGGCGACGGTCAGCAACGCCGAGGAGTTCGGTGACTGGCTGCGCGAGGTGCGCGGCGACACCGAGGTGATCGTCGAGGAGCATCGTCCCGTCCCGTTGTGGCAGCACATGATGGTCGGCCGAGACCTGCTTGACCTCTTCGTCGAGGAAGCCGGTGCCACCGCACAGCGTGACCCAGATGCACCCGTCAAGGTGAATCCCGAGCTCCTGCAACGGATCTCGCGTCTGGAAACTCGCACGGACCGGCACGGTCGCCGCGAGGACGCCGGTGCACCACGTGGTCGTCGAGGTCGCCAGGTGCGAGGCCGGAACGACACACCAGCAGTCGCGCGGGGCGGGCGCCCGGCGCGGCCGGGCGGTGGCCCGAGCCGAGCCGAGGTCATCGACCGGCTCGACCGTGACGGTCTGCTGCCGGCCATCACCTTCATCTTCAGCCGCGCCGGCTGCGACGGGGCGGTCGCTCAGCTGCTCGCCTGGGGCACTGAGCTGATCCCGGAGAAGGAAGGCAACCGGATCCGCCGGCTGGTCGAGGAGCGTGTCTCGAGCCTGCCCGAGGAAGACCTCGGCGTACTCGGCTACTGGGACTTCGTCGAGGGCCTGAGCCGCGGATTCGCGGCGCACCACGCCGGCATGCTGCCGACCTTCCGCGAGATCGTCGAAGAGCTCTTCACGGCCGGCCGCATCCGTGCGGTCTTCGCCACCGAGACTCTGGCTCTGGGCATCAACATGCCCGCACGCACCGTGGTGCTCGAGCGGCTGGTCAAGTACAACGGCGAGGCGCACGTCGACATCACGCCGGCCGAGTTCACCCAGCTGACCGGGCGGGCCGGACGCCGCGGCATCGACATCGAGGGACACGCGGTCGTCCTGCACAACCGCGGACTCGACCCGCACGCCGTTGGCGGTCTTGCCTCGACCCGCACCTATCCGTTGCGGTCCAGCTTCGTGCCGACGTCCAACATGGCGGTCAACCTCGTCGCCCAGGTCGGTCGGGACCGGGCGCGTGAGGTCTTGGAGTCCTCGTTCGCCCAGTTCCAGGCCGACCGGGGCGTGGTGGGCACCGCTCGGGCGATCAAGCGCAACGAGGAGGCCCTGGAGGGCTACGCCGAGGCCATGCGCTGCCACCTGGGAGATTTCGCGGCGTACGCCGCTTTGCGCCGTGAGCTGGCCGACCTGGAGAAGCAGGCGCACAAGGCCAAGGCGAGCAGTCAGCGAGCCGCGGCAGCGCGGTCGCTCGAGGAGCTCAAAGAGGGGGATGTGATCCGCATCCCCGCCGGACGCCGCGCCGGCCTGGCGATCGTCATCAAGGGCAACAGCGGTGGCCGTCGCAGCGGGCCTGAGCCCACGGTGCTGACGTCGGAGGCGCAGGTGCGCCGACTGACCGAGACGGATGTGGATGGTCCGGTCACGCCGATGACCAGCCTCAAGATCCCCGCGAGCTTCAGCGACCGCAGCCCCAAGTCACGACGCGACCTGGCAGCGACCCTGCGCGCCAAGGTGCCGCACGACCCACCGCCCGCCCGTCAGGAACGCGAGCAGCGGGAGGCGCAGGACGAGGAGCAGGAGGCCAAGGTCGCGGACCTGCGACGTCGGCTGCGCGAGCATCCCTGCCATGACTGTCCCTACCGCGAGGACCACGCACGGTGGGCCGAGCGCTGGTGGCGGCTGCGACGCGAGACCGACGGCCTCGAGCGCCAGGTCGGCAACCGTACGCACACGGTCGCCCGCACCTTCGATCGGATCTGTGACCTGCTGAGCGAGCTCGGCTACCTCAGCCCAGACGGTCGTGAGGTGACCGAGCGGGGTCACGTGCTGCAGCGGATCTACACCGAGAAGGACCTGCTCGCGGCCGAGAGCCTGCGCACGGACGCCTGGCGTGGGCTCGACGCGGCATCGCTCGCAGCAGTGGTCAGCACCCTCGTGCACGAGCCTCGCCGTGAGCAGACCGACGTCTCCCCGCGGATGCCCAACGACGTCGTGCTGAGTGCGTGCGAGGACCTCGTACGCCTGTGGTCCGACCTCCAGGAACGCCAGCGT
- the tatC gene encoding twin-arginine translocase subunit TatC, which produces MALLRKNANPEGRMSLTDHFREFRNRALIAALAIAAGSVVGWLVYDWLVDFLTQPLQDLSKERNSEFVKLNYAGITSAFTLHLKIAMWLGFIVGSPVWLWQIWAFLVPGLTKKEKRVARYFVAAAVPLFLIGCYLATWALPKAVEVLLGFTPDDAANLPPAGDYFTFCTRFILAFGIAFLLPVFLVGLNSARILPGRIMLKGWRIAIIAIFVFAAMMTPTPDAWTMLALATPMVGLYYLACAFSIFMDKRRAGRGRSDWMDVPDDQASPL; this is translated from the coding sequence ATGGCGCTGCTCCGCAAGAACGCCAACCCCGAGGGACGCATGTCCCTGACGGACCACTTCCGTGAGTTCCGTAACCGCGCGCTGATCGCTGCCCTCGCGATCGCGGCCGGCTCAGTGGTGGGTTGGCTCGTCTACGACTGGTTGGTCGACTTCCTGACCCAGCCGCTGCAGGACCTCTCCAAAGAGCGCAACAGCGAGTTCGTCAAGCTCAACTACGCCGGCATCACTTCGGCCTTCACTCTGCACCTGAAGATTGCGATGTGGCTCGGCTTCATCGTCGGGAGCCCGGTCTGGCTGTGGCAGATCTGGGCCTTCCTGGTGCCCGGTCTGACCAAGAAGGAGAAGCGCGTCGCGCGCTACTTCGTGGCAGCTGCCGTTCCTCTCTTCCTGATCGGCTGCTACCTCGCGACGTGGGCGCTGCCGAAGGCTGTCGAAGTGCTCCTGGGGTTCACCCCCGACGACGCGGCCAACCTGCCTCCGGCGGGCGACTACTTCACGTTCTGCACCCGCTTCATCCTCGCGTTCGGTATCGCCTTCCTGCTGCCGGTCTTTCTCGTCGGTCTCAACTCGGCGCGCATCCTGCCGGGCCGCATCATGCTCAAGGGCTGGCGCATCGCCATCATCGCGATCTTCGTCTTCGCCGCGATGATGACCCCGACCCCGGACGCCTGGACGATGCTGGCTCTCGCGACACCGATGGTGGGCCTGTACTACCTCGCGTGCGCCTTCTCGATCTTCATGGACAAGCGTCGCGCAGGCCGTGGGCGGTCCGACTGGATGGACGTGCCTGACGACCAGGCGTCGCCGCTCTAA
- the tatA gene encoding Sec-independent protein translocase subunit TatA — protein MGIKGLFDGWHLVIMVLVVVVVFGWKRLPDAARSLGRSARILKSEVGEMNKESEASRQTVQGEAAPQQGAAPAGGTVPGEAPAPQNAAPQDTAAPQPPAQPPYDPTQPQQPQYHPPQQGGPGTGGQAS, from the coding sequence ATGGGAATCAAGGGCCTTTTCGACGGCTGGCACCTGGTGATCATGGTGCTGGTGGTTGTTGTCGTCTTCGGCTGGAAGCGGTTGCCCGACGCCGCTCGCAGCCTCGGCCGCTCCGCCCGCATCCTCAAGAGCGAGGTGGGCGAGATGAACAAGGAGAGCGAAGCCTCCCGTCAGACCGTGCAGGGCGAGGCAGCCCCGCAGCAGGGCGCGGCCCCGGCCGGCGGCACCGTCCCCGGCGAGGCTCCGGCTCCGCAGAACGCGGCTCCGCAGGACACCGCTGCGCCGCAGCCTCCCGCGCAGCCGCCTTACGACCCGACTCAGCCGCAGCAGCCGCAGTATCACCCGCCGCAGCAGGGTGGTCCGGGCACCGGTGGCCAGGCGTCCTGA
- a CDS encoding helix-turn-helix transcriptional regulator codes for MTAPENATARLSRLLTMVPWLVNRQGVDIEEASRDLGVTTSQIEADLQLLFLCGTPGHLPDDLIEAEWEEGRVFLRNADTIARPLRLSRDEALSLIVGLRTLAEVPGLGERDAIDRALAKLTEATGETGEGSTRVQVALGDTSVRETLALVRQAMEDPRRRIHLRYLVAARDEATERDVDPMRLVNIDSHWYLEGWCHRAQAVRLFRLDRVERAEILDVDGTPPPDARPRDLDDGIFTPAPEDLEVQLELEPGASWVTEYYPVDDIKDLGEGRTLVSLRAADPTWVRALVWRLGGQARVLAPESLAEQVTAGAEEALAAYRLDVGR; via the coding sequence ATGACCGCCCCCGAGAACGCCACCGCGCGGTTGTCGCGGCTGCTGACCATGGTCCCGTGGCTGGTCAACCGACAGGGCGTCGACATCGAGGAGGCCAGCCGCGACCTCGGCGTCACGACGAGTCAGATCGAGGCCGACCTCCAGCTCCTCTTCCTGTGCGGCACACCCGGTCACCTGCCGGACGATCTGATCGAGGCCGAGTGGGAGGAGGGTCGAGTCTTCCTCCGCAACGCCGACACCATCGCCCGGCCACTGCGGCTCAGCCGGGACGAGGCGCTGTCCCTGATCGTCGGGCTGCGCACACTCGCCGAGGTGCCGGGTCTGGGGGAGCGGGATGCCATCGACCGGGCGCTGGCCAAGCTGACCGAGGCCACCGGCGAGACCGGCGAGGGATCGACCCGCGTGCAGGTAGCGCTGGGTGACACGTCCGTCCGCGAGACGCTCGCGCTCGTCCGTCAGGCCATGGAGGACCCGCGGCGCCGGATCCACCTGCGCTACCTCGTGGCGGCTCGCGACGAGGCCACTGAGCGTGATGTGGACCCGATGCGGCTGGTCAACATCGACAGCCACTGGTACCTCGAGGGCTGGTGCCACCGGGCCCAGGCCGTACGACTGTTCCGGCTGGACCGCGTCGAGCGTGCCGAGATCCTCGATGTCGACGGCACCCCGCCGCCCGATGCGCGCCCCCGCGACCTGGACGACGGGATCTTTACGCCCGCCCCCGAGGACCTCGAGGTGCAGCTCGAGCTGGAGCCGGGCGCGTCCTGGGTGACCGAGTACTACCCGGTCGATGACATCAAGGATCTGGGCGAGGGACGGACCCTCGTCTCGCTGCGCGCGGCTGACCCGACCTGGGTTCGCGCCCTGGTCTGGCGGCTCGGCGGACAGGCGCGGGTGCTGGCTCCCGAGTCGCTCGCCGAGCAGGTGACGGCGGGCGCCGAAGAGGCCCTGGCGGCGTACCGGCTAGACGTTGGCCGATAA
- a CDS encoding helix-turn-helix transcriptional regulator translates to MPAPSPAAKTERLLNLVICLLYTRQPLSKARIRSAVPQYGEAVSDEAFDRMFERDKDELRELGIPLKTEPVDAYFDDEPGYRIDQREYALPEISFEADELAVLGLASRTWQQASLGGPAAQAMRKLQAQDIERDTASVLALEPRVNTSEPAFDAVKNAVVQRQPIRFSYRKRGAQGEARRVQPWAITSWHGHWYLTGHDLDREAPRVFRLSRVEGKVAREGKAASYDVPTDHDPVEMIAGTQDERAPQTARLRARVGAGNTLRRRALRVADDGSWSELEVEFRDAEVLANEIAAFGPAVVALEPQGLVERVVRRLVAVRDLHQAAR, encoded by the coding sequence ATGCCTGCCCCTTCGCCGGCCGCCAAGACCGAACGCCTCCTCAACCTGGTGATCTGCCTGCTCTACACCCGCCAGCCGTTGTCGAAGGCGCGGATCCGTAGCGCCGTCCCGCAGTACGGCGAGGCCGTGTCCGACGAGGCCTTCGACCGGATGTTCGAGCGTGACAAGGACGAGCTGCGCGAGCTCGGCATCCCACTAAAGACCGAGCCGGTGGACGCCTACTTCGACGACGAGCCCGGCTACCGCATCGACCAGCGTGAGTACGCCCTGCCCGAGATTTCCTTCGAGGCCGACGAGCTCGCGGTGCTCGGCCTCGCGAGCCGGACCTGGCAGCAGGCCAGCCTCGGCGGGCCGGCCGCTCAGGCGATGCGCAAGCTGCAGGCTCAGGACATCGAGCGCGACACGGCCTCCGTGCTCGCCCTGGAGCCCCGCGTCAACACCAGTGAGCCAGCGTTCGACGCCGTCAAGAACGCCGTGGTCCAGCGTCAGCCGATCCGCTTCTCCTACCGCAAGCGCGGCGCTCAGGGCGAGGCGCGGCGCGTCCAGCCCTGGGCGATCACCAGCTGGCACGGCCACTGGTACCTCACCGGGCACGACCTCGACCGCGAGGCTCCGCGCGTCTTCCGACTCAGCCGGGTCGAGGGCAAGGTTGCCCGGGAGGGCAAGGCGGCGTCGTACGACGTCCCCACCGACCATGACCCGGTCGAGATGATCGCGGGCACCCAGGACGAGCGCGCGCCGCAGACCGCCCGGCTGAGAGCGCGGGTCGGCGCGGGCAACACCTTGCGGCGTCGTGCGCTCCGGGTGGCCGATGACGGGAGCTGGAGCGAGCTCGAGGTCGAGTTCCGCGACGCTGAGGTGCTGGCCAACGAGATCGCCGCGTTCGGCCCAGCCGTCGTCGCTCTTGAGCCGCAGGGACTGGTCGAACGTGTCGTACGCCGGCTGGTCGCCGTCCGCGACCTGCACCAGGCGGCCAGGTGA
- a CDS encoding DUF3866 family protein, with protein sequence MIQWRAGVVESERNRWSGAIEYAVRLSEIDSTVRALAYPELVGEPAVGDRVLLNVSALERGLGTGGLALVVAIPDRLPADSPVGPGHIVKARYTPTQSMLLGVDEQESPHHELLRDADSIDGMPVVVADLHSAVPAIIAGLRAGPADRAEPAGRVGEPPGSSRIETKVPRVAYVMSDGGALPIAFSRTVAGLREAEWLVGSVTVGQAFGGDLEAVNVHTGLLAARHVLQADVVVLSQGPGNLGTGTRWGFSGVAAGEAVNAAATLGGRAVASLRVSEADPRERHRGISHHSRTAYGRVALSPADVPVPTLDGELGALIDRQATELIEQAGGRLTRHDIRIDGLRDALVASPVRLRTMGRDLDADEASFLAAAAAGRYTAMVLARSSTERADSGS encoded by the coding sequence GTGATCCAGTGGCGAGCCGGTGTCGTGGAGTCCGAACGCAACCGCTGGAGTGGCGCGATCGAGTACGCCGTCCGCTTGTCCGAGATCGACAGCACTGTCCGAGCCCTCGCCTACCCCGAGCTGGTGGGCGAGCCGGCCGTCGGGGACCGGGTGCTGCTCAACGTATCTGCTCTGGAGCGCGGGCTCGGTACGGGTGGGCTGGCTCTCGTGGTCGCCATCCCCGACCGGTTGCCGGCTGACTCCCCAGTGGGGCCGGGTCACATCGTCAAGGCGCGCTACACACCGACCCAGAGCATGCTGCTCGGTGTCGATGAGCAGGAGTCGCCGCACCACGAGCTGCTGCGCGACGCGGACTCGATCGACGGCATGCCCGTCGTGGTCGCCGATCTCCACTCAGCCGTGCCCGCGATCATCGCCGGCCTCCGCGCCGGCCCCGCTGATCGAGCAGAACCCGCTGGTCGAGTAGGCGAGCCCCCTGGGTCGAGCCGTATCGAGACCAAGGTGCCTCGCGTCGCGTACGTCATGAGCGACGGCGGCGCACTGCCGATCGCGTTCTCGCGCACGGTCGCGGGACTGCGTGAGGCCGAATGGCTCGTCGGCTCAGTGACCGTCGGACAGGCCTTCGGCGGCGACCTCGAGGCGGTCAACGTGCACACCGGACTTCTCGCGGCACGTCACGTGCTGCAGGCGGATGTCGTGGTGCTGTCCCAAGGCCCGGGCAACCTGGGCACCGGCACCCGCTGGGGTTTCTCGGGAGTCGCAGCCGGCGAAGCGGTCAACGCAGCGGCCACGCTGGGCGGTCGTGCTGTTGCCTCGCTGCGCGTGTCGGAGGCCGACCCCCGCGAACGCCACCGCGGCATCTCCCACCACAGCCGGACGGCGTACGGCCGGGTCGCCCTCTCCCCCGCCGACGTGCCAGTGCCGACCTTGGACGGCGAGCTAGGCGCACTGATCGACCGGCAGGCGACCGAGCTCATCGAGCAGGCAGGCGGCCGCCTGACTCGTCACGACATCAGGATCGACGGCCTGCGTGACGCGCTGGTCGCCAGCCCGGTGCGGCTGCGCACGATGGGCCGCGACCTCGACGCCGACGAAGCGTCCTTCCTCGCGGCCGCAGCCGCCGGTCGCTACACAGCCATGGTCCTTGCACGGTCGAGCACAGAGCGGGCCGACTCAGGTTCCTGA
- a CDS encoding FKBP-type peptidyl-prolyl cis-trans isomerase encodes MPFDPTTTKPEIDFPGDNPPTELVVEDITEGDGPAAEAGHQIKAHYVGVAWSTGEEFDASWNRGTPLDFQVGVGQVIQGWDQGIVGMKVGGRRKLVIPPELGYGDHGAGAAIKGGETLIFVVDLVSTNKPGAGSAFGLS; translated from the coding sequence ATGCCGTTCGACCCCACCACGACCAAGCCGGAGATCGACTTCCCGGGCGACAACCCGCCCACCGAGCTGGTCGTCGAGGACATCACCGAGGGCGATGGCCCGGCGGCCGAGGCCGGCCACCAGATCAAGGCGCACTACGTCGGTGTCGCCTGGTCCACGGGTGAGGAGTTCGACGCCTCCTGGAACCGCGGTACGCCGCTGGACTTCCAGGTCGGTGTCGGCCAGGTCATCCAGGGCTGGGACCAGGGCATCGTCGGCATGAAGGTCGGTGGCCGCCGCAAGCTGGTCATCCCGCCCGAGCTGGGCTACGGCGACCACGGCGCCGGCGCCGCCATCAAGGGCGGCGAGACGCTGATCTTCGTCGTCGACCTGGTCAGCACCAACAAGCCTGGCGCCGGATCTGCCTTCGGCCTGAGCTGA
- a CDS encoding FKBP-type peptidyl-prolyl cis-trans isomerase, producing MRSTRVRLLAAGILPLALLTACGDDSKDAKSSSKSSSASPASPLTVAPDKVAPISDVSVSTPKPNAPAVKVAKAPFQVNKTTTKVLKPGSGKKTTAKDIAYVSYVAVNGTTGKTIETTFGKPSAAFNLGDKKTFPGLTQALKGQQVGSEIVVAVPPAEGFGPQGNPQMKITAKDTMIFYLKVNDATELLSEVKGTQAKTDPGMPEVSVPAGPVKQAKITVAKGSKPPTTLKSQVLIKGTGPKVIAGQQLLSNYTGQVWGGAVFDAAAKQGQPVPFQIGAGQVIAGWDKTLVGQTVGSRVLIVVPPAEGYGKTGKKNQDGSWAIKPTDTMVFVVDILAAI from the coding sequence GTGCGTTCCACCCGTGTCCGGCTCCTTGCTGCCGGCATCCTCCCGCTTGCTCTTCTGACCGCTTGCGGAGACGACAGCAAGGACGCGAAGTCCTCATCGAAGTCGAGCTCGGCCAGTCCGGCGAGTCCGCTGACCGTCGCGCCCGACAAGGTGGCCCCGATCAGTGACGTCTCCGTCAGTACGCCGAAGCCGAACGCTCCGGCCGTGAAGGTTGCCAAGGCGCCCTTCCAGGTCAACAAGACCACGACCAAGGTGCTCAAGCCCGGCAGCGGCAAGAAGACGACCGCCAAGGACATCGCGTACGTCTCGTACGTCGCGGTCAACGGCACCACCGGCAAGACCATCGAGACGACGTTCGGCAAGCCGAGCGCGGCGTTCAACCTCGGTGACAAGAAGACGTTCCCGGGTCTGACCCAGGCGCTGAAGGGCCAGCAGGTCGGCAGCGAGATCGTCGTCGCGGTGCCGCCCGCCGAGGGCTTCGGTCCGCAGGGCAACCCGCAGATGAAGATCACCGCCAAGGACACGATGATCTTCTACCTCAAGGTCAACGATGCGACTGAGCTGCTCAGCGAGGTCAAGGGCACTCAGGCCAAGACCGATCCGGGTATGCCCGAGGTCTCCGTGCCTGCAGGCCCGGTGAAGCAGGCCAAGATCACCGTGGCCAAGGGTTCGAAGCCCCCAACGACGCTCAAGTCACAGGTGCTGATCAAGGGCACGGGACCGAAGGTTATTGCAGGGCAGCAGCTGCTCTCCAATTACACCGGCCAGGTGTGGGGCGGCGCCGTCTTCGACGCTGCGGCCAAGCAGGGCCAGCCGGTCCCGTTCCAGATCGGTGCGGGTCAGGTCATCGCAGGTTGGGACAAGACGCTCGTCGGTCAAACCGTCGGCAGTCGAGTTCTGATTGTTGTGCCGCCCGCTGAGGGATATGGCAAGACCGGCAAGAAGAACCAGGACGGGTCGTGGGCGATTAAGCCGACGGACACCATGGTCTTCGTCGTCGACATCCTGGCAGCGATCTGA